The nucleotide sequence CTTACACCAGTTATGCCTTACAGTGTGGCGTCTGGTATGTCAGCCGCCTGCACAACCCACCCTATCGCGAAGGCGTCAGCCTGGTCGAGCCCCAGACAGCACAGGCAGCACAGGTAGGAGATATCATTTACACACCGCCTCAGCCCGGCTCCCATGTGGAAATCGTCACGGGCATTACCCGGAACGCGGAGGGGAAAATAACGCATGTCCGTGTGGAAGAAAGCCGCCCCCTCACCACCAAATCCAGCAACCGCTCCGTCTCGACCTTTAACAGTCATCTCAAAGCGCGAGGCAGAAAACTGTTTCGCATCACCGATCTGGACGCCTGGCGCGGCCCGAACAAAGCAGAGTCATTCCTGTTCCCCAACTATGAGGAAGACGCCAAAACCCCGATCATCAATCGGGTATTACTACTCGATCGTGGTGACTGGGTCCCCTATTTCAAAGACCAGAAAGTAAAAATCAGCATCATGGACAAAGACGCCCAAGGTGTAAAATCCCTGGTCGTCAAACGGGGGGACAAAGTCGTCAAAGAAATCGATCAGCCTGGGAAAGGCGTCATCGAACTCTCATTTTCCACCTGCGGCGATTACACGGCACACTGCATCATGAATGACGGTTCGCAGAGTCAAGCCTGCGAATTCTCTGTCTGTGACCTTGATTTCAGCATCTCCGCAAAAACAGCCTCAATAAGTGAACCGTGGGAACTGAAGCTCAACTCTGAAAACATGAAAGTCATCATGGCACTTCTGGTAAGTGATAAAGACAGTTATGACCACCATCACGTATTCGTTACCGATGAAGATCGGCAGCAGGGAACAGTAGTGATCCCCGCCAATTTAATTCAAAGCACAGGCAAGATGCAGGTCTGGCTGGTCGGTGAAAACAAATATGGCAGGCTCAAGAAACGGCGTGATATTCTCATACAGGATTAAGGCACAACAGAATGTGAACGACCACTGACAGTAGTTCACATTCTGATTTATCAGGAGAACTCCCCTTGAAAATATTCCTGTGCATTCTGTTCTCTTCCGTTACCCTGGTACATGCTGCCGATACTGAAGTCCGCTGGAACTCAAACTTCAAAGAGACCTGTCACAGTCAGGCAGAAGGCGCTCTCGTTTCGTTCTCCGTCCGCACACCTCCGCAGATCGCAGGCAGAAAGAGCTACCCATTACTGATTGACCTCAAAGTCGGCCTCAACGCAGTACCGAGCACCCAGTATCCGTTTTTTTACACATTACCATCACGCGGACGCCTCTGGGGCTACCGTTCACTTTCTACTTACGACGTCATGCAGGTCATCGACTGTATGATACAGAAATACCCGATCGATCCGGACCGAATTTATCTCACTGGATTTTCCGCGGGTGGAAGTGGCGCCATGCATCTGGCCTCCTGCTTTCCCGATCAATTCGCGGCAGTCCTGGCCTTAGGAGGCGTCGGCAACAACTACCCGCTTGTCAATTTCAAAAATCTGCCGGTCGCCTTTCACCATGGTGACAAAGACTGGACCTCTTCCATCTGCAACGCGCGGGTGCAGGCAGACAGAATGCAAGCCCTGGGCAGTCCCATGTTTCTCAAAGAATACCCGGACGCCGGCCATTCCATACCAGGACCACGTGCGCCTCTGCTGGACTGGCTCTTCAAACAAAAACGCAATCCGACCCCGCTGTCTCTCACCCACGAATGCGAAAGCATATCACTGGGGCGTTCCTACTGGTTCACCATTCAGGAGTTCATCGATCCACACCAGCGGGCATCGGTAGCAGCTACCATCAATGACCGGACCGTCGTCGTCCATCCTCATAACATAGCTGTTTTTTCCTTAGACCTGGCTGCATTTCCCAATGTAAAGACAGTCCAGATTGATCAGACCCGGCTGCCAGCAGACATGCATTACAGGTTTCAGTCAGGCCATTGGATCAAGGGAAACCCTCTGCCGAAACCAGCAACCCGAGCTTACGAAGCGGGTGCTGCTGCCAACCTGTATCAGGGCGAGCCGTTACTCATTGTGTACGGCACTCGCGGTGATCGCACGCAGCTGTTGAAAACCCTGGCACAAACGCTCGCATCCTATGGTGGCCCCACTAATGAGCGGATCCCCAACCTGTTTCCCGTAATTGCTGACAGAGAGCTGACGCAAACTCAGCAGACGAACGCTAATTTAATTCTGGTCGGTACTCCCGCGGAAAATAGTATCAGCCAGACGATCCTGCCGAAACTTCCCATTCAAATTCAAGAGGGTTATCTGCTGGCCGGGGAACGTACGCCATTGCCCCTGGAAAATCAGATACTCAGTCTGCTTGCCCCCCACCCAGAGCATCCACAGCGTCTGGTCTACCTGCTCGCCCCCTTCACTGACGCAGCCGGGCTCACTCAGGTTATCGCGAGTCCAGCGTCATTCCTGGCTGGCTCCAATGGGTTTGATCGCATCAGTCAGGCAGACCTGCTCACGCAAAATCCACAGCATCTCATTTCACGACAATTGCAATACGGAAAAGACTGGAACTGGATCCGCTTCCCGGATGCAGACCAGCCGATACCGGCCCGTTATAGCGACCGGGCCAACCTCGCGACCACCTGTCTGCAGCTCATGCAGGAAAAATCCCAGGCTGACTTTGCACTCTGGTGGGGGCCCGCCGATCGAGGCATGTGGGGGACCGACTTCAATCACCTCGAACGCTATCAACCCGAATTCTATACCAAAGCAGACTTCCTCACCCGACATCGTCTCTTTGAGACCATGACAGGCAGTGTGACTGGTGCAGAATTAAAAGAGATCTGGAATCGCTGGGGCACAAAACAGGAGCTGCAGAGCTTTCCTGAAATCACCCCCGGCACGCTGATCGACGAACAGCAATACCGACTCCACATACCAATGGACCTGTATATCAAACTGGGTCAGCGCAAACAGAATCTCATCAATCCGCAGACAGCCCCCGGAATTACCTCCGCTGAACTGCTACAGCAGATCTTTCCCTGAACGCTATCAGGACTATTGCACTTCGCCGCAGAACCGGATCCGCAGATTCTCCACGACTTCCAGCCCCCGGGGCATAAACTGATTCCGTTTCAGTCGGCCTTTGGCTTCAATCGCCTTGAGATGATCCGAGACCCCATTGGTCGATTTAATCCCAAACGACTGACCAATCTCCCGCACCGTCGGCGCACAACCCGTCTTCGCGGTAAACACACGGATAAAACTGACAATATGCTTCTGTCGCTCGGTTAATTTTTTCATCGCAGGGTCTCTGAATAATGGTACCTGAAATACAGATCGTCTCCGACCATCGCCGTGATTATATAACATCACCGAATCAGAATGCTACTCCATCCCCAGATCACGTCCCAGCCAGGCGTCCGGCGTCACTTCCTGCTCCTCAACCTGCAGACAGTCCATAATATCCAACCTGACGCCGGCAAAGACATCCACCGCAGCCTCAGGGTACTGTTCCGCGACCAGAGTTTCGATTAATCCGACAAAATCACCCACGCAAATATCCGTCCAGAGATTGTCCGGCGGATCAGCAGTATTCCCCTCATGCAGAAGCCGATGCACCTTATCCCGGGGAATTTTAATCTCAAACCGTTTTTCAACCCGAAATACCAGATCAAGTAAGTCAATTCCCATCCTGGTCTCCCATTAACGTGGCTTAGAGACGAAGGCAGCCGCAACAGTGTCTCTCTCAAACCGGTTTATCGGATTGGAAGCAAGAGACCACTGTCCCGGAAATAAAACCAATCGCAAAGAAGAGACTGCCCAGAACAGCCAGTCCCAGCAGCGCTTCACAACGGGGATTCACCCCCACTGCGATCAACAGAGAGGTAAGCACATTAGTCACCGCCGGGACGGTGTATGCTAAAACATACCCCACCACCACCCCGATGAAGCCACCTGAAAAACCATAAACCAGCATGGGGTACTTCAGGTTCGGTTTAGAAGGCAAACTAATTAATCTTCATTTTGGAACAGCTTTTACCAGCATTTTCAGATACAAAAAACAATCAGATATTACTTCAATTTGGCATTTATTTTCGGCTCACTAAACATATACAAGCCAAACTTATTGTGTTCTAGTATAGTTAAAACCCTTAGTTATAGACATAAAGACAATTTTGATCCATCACTAGAATCTTAAAACTTAATATTAAACTATGCCAAATCGTCTCAATTATTTTTAGAATTTTTCTTAGTAGAAAAACCACTGTAAAATCGAAATCCTAATCTGTTTTTATTATTTAAATCAGAATATTTATCTTTATTTCTGAGCTACTTTTATCAAATGGATACTTGTAAATGGATGAAACTAGACTGCGATATATTGTATCTAAATACTTGCTTCCAATGTTCCCGGGAACCGAATTACTTCCAGACTCAATTGAGCTAAACCGTAGAGTCGATCTCGCTTCGTTTAAAACCCCAAATAAAATCATTCTATGGCCTGGTAGAACCGCTGATTATCGTTTGCTAATTCAACGTAGTCAGCCATTTTCTCATACAGACGTAGTTTTCATGTCTCACTTTATGGGAGTAATAAATGGAATATTTGATCTACAAAACAGAACTTTCTTTAATCAACTTCTAGAAGGCTTAATCCCTCTATCTATTGCAAACTACGTCAGTGGCCATACTGATTCACCGGTTGGCACATGTGTAAAAATTATCCAACAACTTGAGAACTGGGCATCACAAACTTACGAAGGTCAGAATATTAGTGCTTCTATTGGTTTCGATCCTAGTATTACTGATAGCAGAGGCCCAACACTTGATGAAATTTGGTCTGTGGATTTCAGCGCTGTTTTAACGTCTAGCGTAGATACAATTTTAGTAGTAGACTCAGATCTACATATTTCATCATTTGAAGCGGTTACATACTCAGAAATAAACTCCATAGCACCTTACAGAATGCTTGCATTAGCGCAATGGTCAATTGGTCCTAAGTCGCTCTTTTGTTTAAATCGAAGAGGAGAGATTCTAGTCTTCCGAAATGGACATCTAGAATTCGCTAAGAGAAGTGGCAAATGGGTTCATTATACTCATGACTCAATTACTAAATTAATGGGTAGAATTGGTAGTCCTGAATTACGTATGTCAGTTTACGAGACTTGCTTAGATGTAGGATTTAGTCGCACCGGTGGTTGCATTTCAATCGTAAAGAGTAGTTGTAAGCACCAACTAAATAAAATAGTACACAATGACGACTTACTAAAATTAAGAATTGGGCCTAAATCGCATTGTATAGATACAATCGTGAATTCACCTTTCCACGAGATAGATCGGCGTTTAAGGCAAGAACTCGCGGCAATTGATGGTGCAACAATAATTGATCACGATGGTAATGTACTTGCAGTTGGGGCAATTGTTAAAGTTCCCTCTGGTAGTAGAGGTGGGGCTAGGAGAGCTTCCGCGATTTCATTAGCAAGACTCGGTATAGCGATAAAGATTTCCGCAGACGGTGGAATTACTGCTTTCAAAAGTTCTGCTGAAAATAGTGATGATGTTAATATCGCTTTTGAAATTGGATAGACTACGTCGTCAATAAATTATTTAAAGAGTGAATAAGCTTATCCGAGTACGTCTAAACAAATCAAAAATTCCCGGTAACCGATCCCAAGTCAAGAATCATCAGACTTCACTTCGCATTTTCACATCAATCACTTACCTCTCTATTTATGTATCATTTGAATTGAAATTTATTCTGTTTGAACGTGGACATCATCACGTACAACCGGAATAACCCGCACAGCTTCCGCGGTCTTTAACGCAACCTTCTCACTTTGACCGCTTTTCAGCAAAGTACTTCGGCCTGCGTTTCCTGTCGCTGCAGTGCTCCAATTCCCGTAACCGATAAAATAAGCAGCCCTGCTGCTGCGGACACGGTCTGCGCCTGCGCGCGACAGACCGGATTCAGGGAAGGTCCTCAGCAGCAGTTCGGTTTCAATAATATTAACATTCACGGCCACAGATTCGAAATCCCGCCCGATGGAACGACAGCAGGATCAATCGCGAAATGTGTTCCGGCACCCCGCTCGATTCCGACGCTGGTTGTCGCTGCTGGGATGTTGTCTCGCGCTCTATATCAATCCTCTGTTGGCGCAGGAACCAGGCGCAGACGCACTGCCGCCGCCTCTCACCGATTCGCTGCCAACCGATACAACGTTCGTCAGTCCCTTCCCTGCCTGTGACGAAGAACTCATTCCCTGTGTAACCGGCCTGGATGAGCACGGCGATTACCCGACCGGCGAACTGAGTGGCTTCATCCAGATCGACTCCGCGGCTTTCGAACAGTCACCGGCGTCCATGGCAGCGTTCGGGGATATTAATAACCGCACCGCCGTCCGTCGTGCGCGGCTCGCGCTGACAGGAGATCTCGCAACGGACGTCGGCTATAAAATGGATGTCGAATTCGCCACATCCCCTCCCGCGGCTCGCGATGTCTACCTGGATTTCCGTGATCGTCCCTACGCCGATCGCCTGATCGTCGGGACCACGAAAGTCCCTTTCCAGATGGAAGCACTCACCAGTTCCAAAAACTTCACCTTTGCCGAACGGGCTCCCTTTTTTACCTTCTCCCCGTTTCGGCAGGTCGGCATCTGGGCAGATGGCACGCTGGAAGAAGAACGGGGTACCTGGTCACTCGCCGGCTTCCTCGTCGGCAAGGGAGGCTTCGATCTGAATCACAACGCCGACGGCCAGGGCTTCGCTGCTCGCACCACGTATCTGCACTGGTACGAAGACGACGGCCGCGATCTGCTGCACACCGGTTTGAATTACAGCGTCCTGCAGCCGTTTGATAAGATGGTTCGCTACGATTCCAAGTTGAGCTTCTTCACCAACCAGGAACCGGGCATCAATTCGTCAGGTCCCCCGCAACTCGTTGACACGGGTAATGTCCCCGCAGAAAGCGTCAACCTGTTTAACTTCGAACTGGCCGGGTCGCATGGCCGTTTCAATTATCAGGCCGAACTCACCTATGCCCTGGTCAATCAGATGGGCGGCCCCCCGCTGGTCTTTTACGGCGGATACGCCCAGGCCGGCTGGTTCTTTACGGGCGAATCCAAACCCTACAATCGCAAGGCAGGCGTCTTTGATTCCGTCAAACCGCTGCACAGCTTTTTTGACGGCGGCTGGGGTGCCTGGGAACTGGCCGCGCGGGGCACCTTCCTCAATCTGAACGATAAAAATGTGACGGGCGGACGCATGAACTCCGCCGAACTGGTACTCAACTGGTACCTGAGTGATCAGCTCAGCGTCAAATTTGATTACGTTCACGGCTTCATTAATAACGCGACCACTGACGATCTTCCCATTGATGTCATCGGCGGACGTCTGCAGTACATCTATTAAGGAAACGGCCCCGCTGCGAGCTTACCCAAACAACTGTTTGAGCGGTGTGCCGCTTTCGATAATGGGAATCGGTCTGTCTTCGCGGTCGGGCAGAAACAGTTCGGGGTCGATGCCCAGCGACCAGTAGATTGTCTTCGCCAGGTCTTCCGGGGTGACCGGGTTGTCTACAGGATACGCGGCCTCTGCATCGGAAGTTCCATACACAATTCCCCCCTTCACTCCCGCGCCCGCCAGCAGACAGGGAAAACAATGCGACCAGTGCCCGCGACCCCACGCCGCAGTCCCTTGGGGAGTTCGCCCCATTTCGCCCACGGCAACCACCAGCGTTTCATCGAGCAGACCCCGCTCTTCCAGATCGGTCAGCAGCGCGGAATACGCCTGGTCAAATCCGGGCAGCAGGTGATGCTGCAGATGATGCGCACTGCGATGCGAGTCCCAGCTGTAACCATCGGGGGCATCCCAGCAGACGGTCACAAAACGGGCTCCCGCTTCAATCATCCGCCGCCCCATCAAAGTCGACTGACCAAACAGATGCCGCCCGTAGCGGTCACGCAGTTTTGCTGATTCCTGCTGAATATCAAACGCGGACCGCATCTTTTCTGAAGTCACCAGTGACAACGCCCGCTGCTGGATGCGATCATAGTTTTTATATTGATGGTCTTCGTGAAAATCCCGATTAGCCTGGTCAAACTGCTGCAGCAGACTGCTGCGACGGTTCAGTCGATCCAGGGTCATCTCTTCTTTCGTCGCCAGACCGCGAATCCGGAAATCCAGTTCCGCATCCGTGCAGTCGCGGAAGTACGGATTGTCTGCGGCATTGCGTTTGCGAATATCCGTGGCGAACGCGATATAAGCCGAACCCAGCCAGCCCGCATGCTGCCCGGTTCGTTCCAGCCCCTGCAGCACTCCCAGTCGATTGGGCAGATAGACATAATCGGGCAGCGCTCGCTGGTGGGCATCAGGACTCTGGCGGGACAGGTATTCCACCACACTTCCCATCGCCGGCCAGTCCGTCCCCCGGGCATTGACATCACCCCCATCGGCGGCAGAACGCGTCCACTTGTGACCCGTCTGAATATAATGGCAGGCATTATGATCATTATGTGGATGCGTCATCGTGCGGATCACGCAGAGCTTGTCGGATATGTTCGCCGTTTGAGGCAGATACTCGCTGATGTGCAGACCCGGTGTGCGACTGTCGATGGGATGAAAAGGGCCGCGAATGCCACTGGAGGCTTCCGGCTTCATATCGAATGATTCCAACTGACTGGGGCCACCAAACAGAAACAGGAATATTACCGACTTCGCCCGCCCGTTCTGAAATGCACCGGCAACTTCTTCGGCGGCGAGCACGCCCGGCAGACTCAATCCGAACAATCCCGCACCGCCAGCCTGCAACGCTTCGCGTCGCGTCAGACCAGAACAAACCTGTTTCGCATATCCATTCACTGTCAGCATAAATTCAGCTCCACCGGAGTCAGTGACAATCGAAGACACCCCCGACAGTTTTCTTGAGCCGCTGTCTGCGAAGGATGCAATTGGTACGGTCTCAGTCTAGTGAATTCTGAACAGAAGATCAATTATTTTCTGTGCTTGACCGGAAACAAATCACATACCTTCCACCAGAGCGCATCGCATTTAACCATAGCGTCAGTCGGTCTATTATATTCAACCCAAATGGTCCTGGAGACACGACAATAAAACTGGACACAGTCGAGCCTCTCAGTATCTGCTCATGTAGATAGTAGATCCGTCGAATCTTCTTCAGGATCGCGTGACTGCTGGCTTTGTCGCTCCAGCTCATTATATTCACTTGCCAGGCTGCCTTCCGCATCGGTCACGGTCTCCTCATCTTGAATCTCAACCGGTGAGCGGGATGGTTGTTGAACCGGTTGCTGAGAGGGAGCCTGTTTTGCGGCTGCTGCTTCCTCTGCGGACACCATTGTCACAGGCACTCCCTGGGGAAAGATCACTTCTCGTGCGTCGTCCGGCATGGAGAATCCCCGCTCTTCAAACTTCGTCTTCACCAGTCGCATCATCGAGGAATTGACTTTCAAGACACTGAATTTGTGACCGTCGATCCAGTAATACAGACGCAGATTGACAGTCGAAGACCCCAGTCCCTCGACCAGCACCGTCGGTTCGGGATCGTCCAGAACAGCCGGATGCGATTCCAATATTTCTTTAGCGATCGATTGCGCTTCGTTAATGGGAACGTCGTAGCCCACCCCCACCATAAAATCGAGCCGCACTTTGGGGTTCGAGGTAAAATTCAGAATCTTACTTTTATAGATAATTGAGTTCGGGATCTGAATATGATTGCCGTCCAGCGACATCAGCAGGGTTCCACGCGTATTCACACGTTGTACATACCCCTGAATCCCTTCCACTTCAATCAGGTCACCATAGCGAAACGGGTTCTGCATGCTGATCAGAATGCTGGCAAGGAAATTCTCCGCAATATCCCGAAACGCGATCCCGACAATCAGGCCGAATAAACCCGTTCCCCCCAGTACCGTTGCTGCCAGCCGCGTCAGACCGGCAATCTGCAGCACCAGGTAAATTCCCAGCAGAAAGACCAGCAGTAACAACCCTTTGCGAACCACGCCACGCAGCAGTTTATTTTGAAACCGGCTGAGAATCGTGTAATCGGCAACATGGCCTGAAATATACATCGCAAGAAACGTAAACAACAGCACCAGCAGCGCCGCCAGGATGATGGGAATGGACTGTACCGTCTTACGCATGATGGATTTGACCGTACTATACGAGGCACTCAAATCAAACAGGTCCGGCTGCCTGATTTCAATCCGGTTGACGACAGCGACCACATCCTGTGTATTCCGGGAAAGATCGCCGGCCCATTGGCGGTATTTCTCATCATTGGTGGAACCAGTTAGAAAGGCGACTCCCTCATCGACTTCGACAAGCGGGTCTTCAAACCACTCGGTGGCTTTGAGAATCCGAGTCAACCGGGTTGAGATTTCAGAGTCAGCGACTTCGGGCGTCACATTGACCGCTTTCGGAGCTGGCAGCGACTCCGCCGGCGGTGGATTGACAGGCTCTTCAGGCGTTTTTTCTTGCGCAACACAGACGAGAGAACAGACTCCAGTAACCAGTAGAAAAACCAGCACCCTGCTTGCTGTCATCATTCATTAACTCCCGCTTCCGAAACATGCATTACAAAAAAGAGTTTTCACTTCAATCTCAAAAGATTATGCCACAGTGCGACCAGGTAAGACAAAGCATATACCAGACCAGATCGTTTCTATCTGATGATAAGCAGCAGATTTTCATTCTGCCTGATCTTACAAATCAGAAAAAAACAGATGAATTGATTGCCC is from Gimesia maris and encodes:
- a CDS encoding LexA family transcriptional regulator, translating into MKKLTERQKHIVSFIRVFTAKTGCAPTVREIGQSFGIKSTNGVSDHLKAIEAKGRLKRNQFMPRGLEVVENLRIRFCGEVQ
- a CDS encoding prolyl oligopeptidase family serine peptidase; amino-acid sequence: MKIFLCILFSSVTLVHAADTEVRWNSNFKETCHSQAEGALVSFSVRTPPQIAGRKSYPLLIDLKVGLNAVPSTQYPFFYTLPSRGRLWGYRSLSTYDVMQVIDCMIQKYPIDPDRIYLTGFSAGGSGAMHLASCFPDQFAAVLALGGVGNNYPLVNFKNLPVAFHHGDKDWTSSICNARVQADRMQALGSPMFLKEYPDAGHSIPGPRAPLLDWLFKQKRNPTPLSLTHECESISLGRSYWFTIQEFIDPHQRASVAATINDRTVVVHPHNIAVFSLDLAAFPNVKTVQIDQTRLPADMHYRFQSGHWIKGNPLPKPATRAYEAGAAANLYQGEPLLIVYGTRGDRTQLLKTLAQTLASYGGPTNERIPNLFPVIADRELTQTQQTNANLILVGTPAENSISQTILPKLPIQIQEGYLLAGERTPLPLENQILSLLAPHPEHPQRLVYLLAPFTDAAGLTQVIASPASFLAGSNGFDRISQADLLTQNPQHLISRQLQYGKDWNWIRFPDADQPIPARYSDRANLATTCLQLMQEKSQADFALWWGPADRGMWGTDFNHLERYQPEFYTKADFLTRHRLFETMTGSVTGAELKEIWNRWGTKQELQSFPEITPGTLIDEQQYRLHIPMDLYIKLGQRKQNLINPQTAPGITSAELLQQIFP
- a CDS encoding OprO/OprP family phosphate-selective porin → MERQQDQSRNVFRHPARFRRWLSLLGCCLALYINPLLAQEPGADALPPPLTDSLPTDTTFVSPFPACDEELIPCVTGLDEHGDYPTGELSGFIQIDSAAFEQSPASMAAFGDINNRTAVRRARLALTGDLATDVGYKMDVEFATSPPAARDVYLDFRDRPYADRLIVGTTKVPFQMEALTSSKNFTFAERAPFFTFSPFRQVGIWADGTLEEERGTWSLAGFLVGKGGFDLNHNADGQGFAARTTYLHWYEDDGRDLLHTGLNYSVLQPFDKMVRYDSKLSFFTNQEPGINSSGPPQLVDTGNVPAESVNLFNFELAGSHGRFNYQAELTYALVNQMGGPPLVFYGGYAQAGWFFTGESKPYNRKAGVFDSVKPLHSFFDGGWGAWELAARGTFLNLNDKNVTGGRMNSAELVLNWYLSDQLSVKFDYVHGFINNATTDDLPIDVIGGRLQYIY
- a CDS encoding mechanosensitive ion channel family protein, giving the protein MMTASRVLVFLLVTGVCSLVCVAQEKTPEEPVNPPPAESLPAPKAVNVTPEVADSEISTRLTRILKATEWFEDPLVEVDEGVAFLTGSTNDEKYRQWAGDLSRNTQDVVAVVNRIEIRQPDLFDLSASYSTVKSIMRKTVQSIPIILAALLVLLFTFLAMYISGHVADYTILSRFQNKLLRGVVRKGLLLLVFLLGIYLVLQIAGLTRLAATVLGGTGLFGLIVGIAFRDIAENFLASILISMQNPFRYGDLIEVEGIQGYVQRVNTRGTLLMSLDGNHIQIPNSIIYKSKILNFTSNPKVRLDFMVGVGYDVPINEAQSIAKEILESHPAVLDDPEPTVLVEGLGSSTVNLRLYYWIDGHKFSVLKVNSSMMRLVKTKFEERGFSMPDDAREVIFPQGVPVTMVSAEEAAAAKQAPSQQPVQQPSRSPVEIQDEETVTDAEGSLASEYNELERQSQQSRDPEEDSTDLLST
- a CDS encoding DUF1501 domain-containing protein; translation: MLTVNGYAKQVCSGLTRREALQAGGAGLFGLSLPGVLAAEEVAGAFQNGRAKSVIFLFLFGGPSQLESFDMKPEASSGIRGPFHPIDSRTPGLHISEYLPQTANISDKLCVIRTMTHPHNDHNACHYIQTGHKWTRSAADGGDVNARGTDWPAMGSVVEYLSRQSPDAHQRALPDYVYLPNRLGVLQGLERTGQHAGWLGSAYIAFATDIRKRNAADNPYFRDCTDAELDFRIRGLATKEEMTLDRLNRRSSLLQQFDQANRDFHEDHQYKNYDRIQQRALSLVTSEKMRSAFDIQQESAKLRDRYGRHLFGQSTLMGRRMIEAGARFVTVCWDAPDGYSWDSHRSAHHLQHHLLPGFDQAYSALLTDLEERGLLDETLVVAVGEMGRTPQGTAAWGRGHWSHCFPCLLAGAGVKGGIVYGTSDAEAAYPVDNPVTPEDLAKTIYWSLGIDPELFLPDREDRPIPIIESGTPLKQLFG